In the Arachis ipaensis cultivar K30076 chromosome B04, Araip1.1, whole genome shotgun sequence genome, TGTGAGAGAAGCCTTCAAACTAGCATTTTCAAAATGGTCAAATGTTTCACCCTTCACATTCAAGGAGACTCGGGGATACTCCGACATCACGATTGGTTTCTACAGTGGCGAGCACGGCGATGGCGTGACCTTCAACAACACCATTGTTGCCCACGCTTATCCGCCAATTGATGGAAGGCTCCATGTTAATGCAGATAAGGGTTGGAGCATTAAGGATCCAATACAAGAAGATAAGAATATTCATACCGGTGACACGTATGATTTGGTTTGGGTTGCAATGCATGAAATTGGGCATATTCTTGGACTTAAACACAGTAACGATGAAGATGCTATCATGTATCCGTTGATTGCTCCTCTTAAAAACAAGAGAGCGTTTGTTGTTGATGATGTTTATGGAATTCAGCGATTGTATTCATTGGGAGCTCAAGGGAATTTTCATTATCCAAGTGCTACGGGATTTAGATTGCAATATTATCATCTCTTGATTGTTGCTATTGTTTGCTTATGGGTTATGTTTATATTTTCGGCTGTGATGCTTTCGGTGTTCTTagataaattctaattagtaTTGCTAGTTAATTGGGTTTAGTGTAGAGACTAAGTTTTAACTTGGCTTAGTAGGAAGATGAATGACTTATTATGTTCAATTCAGCGAAATTCTATTTTAATAGCATGCAAGATCAGATTACTCTAACTTGATAGTTGTTATGCATTCAACATTTTGATATCTTTTAGAATACAATAAAAATAGAGCTCATAAAGAACAAAAACTCATCAATTTTTCATTGTGGTTTACGTTCGGTACATTCACCACAAACAACTAATTCAAATTTACAACAGAGGTGTGCATAATAAATATTCCACCATCATCACCACCAAATTTCCGCCATCAAACAGAGTTATATCATTTTAAGAGCACCTTCCTCGATTCCCTGATAACCACGAACAATCAAACTAcaacaaattaattaaatattgatGCACATGTTGCTTAGTAACACATAATTAAATCATCTAAGAAGAAGGAAAGAGATAGATACCTTGTTTGTTGAGTTAGACATCCTTGGCGATAAGTTCGCCCGTCACGAGTTCTCTGTAAGCAGCAATGGGCCAACTGAATCCCCGGAAAACCAAGCGAGTGGCGAGTGGCACGTCGATGATTATCTCCTTCTGAGTCGGCTTCTTATCGTCCCTAATCGCAATCAGGTAGCTTCTTCCAACCCACCCGATCCACCCGGCGATGTACAAGAACAGGATCCCCGGAGTTATGAACTCTCCCCAGTGCCTCTGATCTCCGCTCACTATCAGATGCGGAAGCCCGTCCGAACCGCACAGCAGCCCCTGCTTCCCGTAGTTCTCGAACCTTCTCTTCGTCTTCTCAATCGTCGCCTTTATCGCCAGCGCCGGAGCGCTGTCCGGCGCGTAGTTCTTCAGCGATGATTCGAGCTTCTTGATCGACTGCTTCTGCCGCTTCGCGAATTGCTTCGACTCCTTGCAGGGAGTGAGGCCGGAGATGTCGGCGGCGGCGGGGAGGGGAGCGGAGAGGAGGATCGACGAGAGGGCTAAGGCGGCGGAGAAAGCCTTCAGCTTGGAGTCGGCGGTGTCGGTGCTGTTGTTAGCGGCGGAGGAGGGTGTTGGCGCGGTGGAGCTGCATATTATGGTGGTGGATTTAGGTTTTGTGAGGAAGGGTTTGAGGGAGGGCTTGGAGAGGTAGTTAGTGGGGATTGTGAGAGACATGGTTGTTGTGGTTGTTGGGAGTGTGGAGTGTGTGAAGAAGGAGTGTGGTGAGGGAAGGTTTTTAGATTTGGAAATGGAAGATTGGTGGTGGGTGGTGCTGGATACGGATAGTGGATAAGGTGAAGATGTTCACGTGGAGTGCTCTTATTGGTTTCTTTGGCTTCTTTCAGTTTCTGTTATCGCTCTTTTGGGGGTGGATAAGAGACCATCCAGGTCACGGGGTCGGGTGGAGGACGCCCCATTGGTCCGGCGAGAACTCGGGTCGAGTTGACCCGCGTGagttttgggccaggccgtaacagtgcccccgacgcgtcaGCGATGGCCGTGGGGGCCATTGGTGGCGCATGATGTTTACACTCGTGCGTTGTCGTTGGGTCGGCTGATCGTGGGAGGGACGCGTCTCTTGTGCGCGTGTCTCTTGATCTGCTGTGGCGTCTGTTTGCCGTTTCGTTCTCCGTTCTTTCTAGGTAACCTTCTGGTTTCTTTCTTCTGGTATCTGCGTTATGCTCTGTTGTTGTGTGATTTGTTGTTTGCATCTACTGCATGGCtggttttatttttgttaagaggtTTTTCCAGTGTTGGGTTAGGTGAGTTAGGgaaggggtaccattccaggatAGGCTTTTTTGGGTGGTTTGTGAGGTAGGATGTAGTTTTTAGTTGTATCTGGTTATGATTGAGTTGAAAAGGTGTAGTTTCTGAGAATTTTTCAGGCTCCCGACCTCACTTACTGGAGCTTCGGCGCGGGGTCGAATCCTTTTGTGAAAGTATCGTACAAGAGGTTGTCGGCTGTAGATAAGAATATAGCGAACGTTCTTCTTGCTATCTTTGAAAAGAATCCTGTGAACCCCCACcttcttatgggtgaacgggaggccggTCGAAGCTATATTCGTGAGTTGCTTTTCTTGTTTGTTTATGTTCCTTTGTCGTTGTTCTTCTTATTTCCGGTTTGACGACTAACGTTATTGTTGTTTATTCgcagtggaaatgtctgccacCGTGACCGGTCTCGAGAATCtgatgaagaccttttttgaGGCTAGTGATGATGAGAATGCCGAAGAGAAGGACGCCTGCAAGTCGGAGGGTCCGTCAGGGGAAAAGGAGGGACAGGCTTCCCGTCCGATGAGACCGTGGCTCGGCTTCTTGAGCGTGAGATGACATTGGAAAATCAACTGAACGCCGCTCAGGGTCGAGTTGTCGCTTTGGAAAAGGAGCGGGAGCAGGCCATCTCGGAGGCGAAAGCCGCTAAGGCAGAGGCCGTTGATCTTAAGAAGAAGCTTAAGGTGgccaaggagcaagggaagaatTCCATCTTAATGACCGAAGATGCCCTGAAGGCCCAGCTGAAGATTGCTGCTCCTGATTTCGAGACGTCGTCAATTGGTgttttcaagactatccaggaCGGGAAAATTGTCGATATGCCGAGGAAGTGAAGTCTCGTAACTTAGGATATTTTGTAATGCATTTGTTGAACAACCTGTTGATACTTTGTCGTTTTGTTTGCCTTGAACAATTTTACTTGTCCGTTCCGTATTTTGACGCTTTATAAGTTATCGTCGTTTGATTGCTATGATTTTTGCTTGTCTCATTAGTTTGTCGTGTTGTCGTTTTCGTGTTATCGTTTATTCTGGGCGGGCTTATATCTTGTGCCCGTCTTGCCGTTTTCGCATTTGGTAGCAGTTCGGACCGATTCGGTCGCGTAGTCGTCGAATTGGTTGAGGCCTATGAGCcgtctggctcccggggtgatccgTCCCGGGGTGCCGTTTTAGATTTTGGTCACGAGGAACAGATATCAAGTAAGAAAGTTTTAACAAGTAAAAAATTTGAACAAGTGAAAATTACTCGTCAGTTGGGTAAGTATTTAACAAAGTAAGTAAACAAGTTGAATTAACATGTGGATGGGGCGAATACTAACTATCTGGCTAGGCTCCCTGGTCGGTGAGCCGGTGGGTCAGGAGTAGAACCTCTTTAGGTTGCTTGCGTTCCATGTTCTGGGTATTTCCTTGCCGTCAAGTTTTTCGAGTTTGTAAGCGCCCTTGCCGAGTACCTCCCTTaccctgtaggggccttcccaatttaccgccagcttgccttctcctggggtcgggacgccgatgtcgttgcgtcgcaggacgaggtcccCTTCTTCGAAGTCTCGTTTGAGGACTTTTGCGTTGTaacgcagggctattctttgtttcagcgcCGTTTCTGTTAGGTGAGCCATCTCCCTTGTTTCTTCGATCAGGTCTTTCTCAACCGCTTCGCTCATGCCCGCGAGGAGTAGTCGGGGGCTTGGTTCGCCGATTTCGACTGGTATTACCGCGTCGACCCCATAGGTTAGGCGAAAGGGGGTTTCCCCCGtggcgctttgctcggttgtccggtAGGACCATAAGACGGAGGGGAGTTCGTCGGCCCAGTTTCCCTTCTTACTGTCTAGGCGCTTCTTTAGACCAAGaaggatgactttgtttgcggcctctacctgtccgtttgtttgggggtgttctactgaggagaacttttgctttatCCCCAGGCCAGAGAGGAATTCCATGAACTTCTTGCCGGTGAACTGGGTCCCATTGTCCGAGATAACGACCTCTGGGAtgccgaaacgggttatcacctgcctccacatgaacttccggcagttggaggacgatatcgtggctagtggttcagcctctacccatttggtatAGTAGTCAATGGCtacaatgaggtatttgacttgtcctgggccgaccgggaaaggtcccaggaggtcgactccccattgtgaAAAAGGACGTGTAGTCGTTAGAGAGCTTAGCTCGGAGGCTGGtgccttgtggaagttggcgttttgttgacactttgtgcattttgtgacaaattccttcgagtccttcatcattgttggccagtagtatcctactcggatgagcttccttgctagggctttgcccccgatgtgatgTCCGCAACACCCTtcgtggacttctctaagcacgtagtccgtttggtcggggtgcaaacacttcaataggggctggctgagtccctttttaAATAGTTGTCCCTGTATGATTGCGTATCTACGCCCCGACTTCCCGGGCCAGCATTAGTCCGCCTAGGagagcctcatattctgcttggttgttcgacactgggaactcgaacttggtcgattgctcatagatgacccctgctgggcttccaagatgacccctgctcctccggacgtttggttggaggctccgtccacatgaagcctccaccgtgtgcccgtttcctcggGAGGATCGCCCGTTACCTCCACCAAAAAGTCTGCCATTGCCTGGGCCTTGACTGCGTGTCGAGGCTCATACTGTAGGTCGTATTGTGAGAGCttgatggcccaggtcatcatcctaccaGCCAAATCAGGTTTTTGCAGTATTTGCCGAATCGCCTGATCTGTCCTCACAACTATACGGTGACTCTGGAAGTATTGTCTTAACCTTCGGGAGGATACTAGGAGCGCCAGCGCCAGTCTTTCCAGTTTACTGTACCTCAGCTCTGGTCCCTGGAGTGCCCTGCTCACAAAGTAAACAGGCTGTTGTGTCCTTGCTTCTTCTGTAACGAGGACCGCGGCAAGCGCTTCCTCGGTTACTGATAGATAGAGGTAGAGTGGTTCTCCGGCTCTGGGTTTCCCGAGGACTGGTGGTGCCGCCAAGATTTGCTTGAAGTGGTTGAACGCCTCTTCGCACGCTGGTGTCCATTCAAACGCCATTCCCTTTCTCATTAAGTTGAAGAAAGGTATGGCCCTTGCCGCCGATGCGCCGAGGAAACGGGACAAAGCTGTCAATCTCCCAGCGAGTCTCTGGACGTCTTTGATGCAACCCGGACTCTTCATTTGAAGGACCGCTTGGCATTTTTCGGGGTTGGCTTCCACTCCTCTTTGAGTGATCATGAAGCCTaggaactttccggcctccatggcGAACGCGCATTTGAGTggattaagcctcatgccgtgttgtcgtAGGGACGAGAAAACGTCGTTAAGGTCACTCAGGAGATCGTCAGGTCGGGCGGTCTTTGCGAGTATGTCATCTACATAGACTTCCACTGTTTTGCCCAGGAGTTCActgaatatcttattcatcaacctttggtatgtggctcctgcgttttttaggccaaatggcattaccttgtaacaatagatgccccctggcgttatgaacgccgttttttcctcgtcgggtcggtgcatcggtatctgattgtaccctgagtaggcatccatgaagctcaggtATCTGTACCCTGCCGCCGCGTCGACAAGCGTATCAATATTAGgtagggggtagcagtccttgggacaagccttgttgaggtcagagtagtctacgcacattctccacctcccgtTGTGTTTTTTAACCAGAACCACATTCGACAACCAAGTCGAGTAATCCAATTTCCGGATGAATCCCGCTTCTAAGAGGCTAGCCGTTTGCTTGGCTACCTCGTCTGCCCTTTCCTGCGacattttcctccttctctgGGCCACTGGTTTGGCTCCTGCCTTTACGGCCAGGTGATGCGACATGAGCTgggggtctatccctggcatgtcggcaggcgtccaggcgaagaggtcggcgttagccctgatcatttccatcaaaggCTCCTTTATTTCGTGCgggaggtttctgtttatgaatgtgaacTTATCGTGCTCCTCGCCGACTCTGAACTTTTCcaagtctccttctggctctggtctgGGTTTGTCGTCTACCCTGGCGTCTAGGTCGGCCAGGAAAACCCCTGCCGCCTCCTTGGATTTTTTCCTGAGAGAAAGGCTGGCATGGTCGCAAGCGACCGCCGTTTCCAAGTCGCCCCGGAGggatcccacggatccgtcaTCGGTGATGAACTTCATCACCAGTAGTTTCGTACTGATAGCTGCCCCCCGGTCGTTAATggtctttctccccaggatgatgttataGGCCGTCGAATCTCGTAATATTACAAAGTCTGCCATGATTGTCCTTCGTCTTTGCCCTTGTCCCACAGAGGTCGGGAGTGTGATGATTCCgtctggcttgatgaagtggtctcctaatcctaccacaccgtgctggtgggtcgtcaggtcggaatctctcaatcccagggcatcgaaaacgtttcggaacatgatgtttgagtctgcccccgtgtttaccaggatttgtttgacgaggccagttccgaccctagccgtgatgaccatgggtgGGCTTTCCGGCACTtcgtcaaaccattggtcctccgagtctcccccttatatacatgtcagtggTGGGCCCTTCCAATGGGCAGGCCCATACTCTCAAAGGTGTTGTCCCACGGCTGTGTgcaagccgtacgggacgcgtgtccgggtcgggtggaGGACGCCCCATTGGTCCGGCGAGAACTCGGGTCGAGTTGACCCGCGTGagttttgggccaggccgtaacaataTACTTTTTCAATATGTTATCAAACATATtataattttaagaataaaactAAGTCACACTTATTAGCATGACAGATATTAATAAAACGTTAAATCAAGAAATTTATAGAATTTAAcaataataactttttttttatagatGATTTCATCAATTACGTTGATTTTATTAGAGACAAAGTCATAGACTTAACATATCAGATTAAATAACTAACACttaaaaaagaaatttataaaaaagAAGCTATTCTACTTGCGATAAATCAACTATAAATTTCTAGAACTAAAGATCATCACATGCATGCAGAATTGCAGACCATCTTTTCCATTGTCCTCTAACCATCTTTTCCATTATCCTCTAATATTGCCATTGTTAGGCATAAAAATGGATTAGTGTTCTTCACACGCTACCATAAATATTCTCAACTAAATTTCATTGCAAGTCCTTCTCCTTTAGCTTATCCatcaaacaaaaataacaaataaaaactcATCAATCATAtcaataaaaaagatataaaaaaaaaagaacaaataaaaaattaatcttaTTAAATTAATATCATCTCTTACATTCATATTTCTACCACTCTCACTCCAAAATGTAGCAAAGTTTTTCTAGTTTGTTTTTTCTGAAAAAATTTTACCATTTTATTCTTCCAACTTTATCTCTTTTCTCCAACCAAACAACCACTGCTATTTGgttattttccttttaattattCTTTTTCATCCAATTCTTCTCGtttttttgtgactgaaataaattaaacaaagaaaaacaaaacaaacaaaacaaggaactgcctaaatagagggacagtcccgtttaaaactactcttaaactcctcccaaggtgaaagaagctccacatgcgaaagttgtaacttcatcgccatctttgccatagtatctgccaccgtgtttgcatctctcataatcaaacgaaagtcaacccgccaattccaatgcatgatatctcttattttgagcaccagtggatcaataaacccaaaaccatcttgagtaacaagattaaatgcttccacacaatccgtctcacaaataacatctcgttgacccacatcccaagctaagatatatcctctccaaatagcaaacaattctccttgaagaatactattactctcaatcattcccaaacaccccctttgccaactcccattacaatctctaataacacaagcaaaaccaacactatcacccgaaccaaaataactagcatcacaattaatcttaaaagtaccaatagATGGGGAATTCtaaaaaccatttagagtagagggaagggacatacgttgtaattcaaagaTATTCCTAAactccttttctgaagttaatgccagataaatcactttttccggaAGCCAAGTTTCATcgggattaaagatgtcattattccttgcttgccatatccaccaaagtcccgaaaagaacttgaacggatgctctctgctatgatacaagaaccagttcttcaaatccaaaggatgacaagaaatatccaacctatgccagacaagctgagctttgggacaatcccgaatacaatgtaaaaccgattcctggctagaaagacatcttggacacttatccgatgacgacatccctcttctaaagtgaaaacttgcagtaggaagagcctccttaagacacaaccaagccaaaaatttatgcttttccggaacaagctggcgccaaagccaaagccaattctcccgctcctcccaaccaaacagctgcttacacaaccacaagtaaccattgcaAGAGTtatagactttggcagcagacccactccaataccaacccacttccggacctgcttgttcatctggattgtaagaaagaatattatctttcagattttgagataaaggagaataaagagtatccaaatgccacctaccaaccgaccaaatatcctgtatccagagattcgaatcagaaatgtgaacataatcgatctcattagataaccgtccttctttcctccagctagaaaaccaaaaattctggttcaaatctccaatacaccaagcaaatccatccttcaacacttcccaagccttgcaaagacacctccaaatgggagagtccttcttcttaggataactaaaacagtcatatagagatgatcggtatttggcatccaataattggacccatagcttgtttggctgctggaagaaagtccaaactagcttcccaaaaagagcaatatttacacaataaggatctctaatccctaaacctccatatttttttggagtaaccagtaccttccaactaacaagattcaatcctcttccatcaacttgtcctttccaaagaaaattcctcatcatagactccaatttactaatgattcctttGGAAAAAATAGAGACCTGCATCTGGTACGTGGGAATAGCAGCGACAACAGAATTAACCAAGCAAAGTCTACCAGTCCGATTGAGTAAACTTCCTTTCCAGCTTGCTAGCCTACTTCGAATCTTATCCAGGACACCATTGAAAGCTGAACGAGTCACCCTAGAATGGCTAAGGGTAACTCCAAGATACTTGGCCAAGTCCtggacaaatctgatagaggatACCCCAGTAAAAACCTC is a window encoding:
- the LOC107635993 gene encoding metalloendoproteinase 1-like, whose product is MSYLFRMILLLLVLLANPLNVHSRILRSSGDNNIHSQPNFDSIDNQKSKLDVEAVAGVRRYLKEFGYLQEQDHADFEGAIKKFQKYYNLEVSGKLDSQTKKFMSMPRCGIPDHHHHHHRHLRGLSTNLLKVTSKYAFIEDAPSWPNNKRNLTYSFDPSGVSVVPQETVREAFKLAFSKWSNVSPFTFKETRGYSDITIGFYSGEHGDGVTFNNTIVAHAYPPIDGRLHVNADKGWSIKDPIQEDKNIHTGDTYDLVWVAMHEIGHILGLKHSNDEDAIMYPLIAPLKNKRAFVVDDVYGIQRLYSLGAQGNFHYPSATGFRLQYYHLLIVAIVCLWVMFIFSAVMLSVFLDKF
- the LOC107638816 gene encoding photosystem I reaction center subunit III, chloroplastic, coding for MSLTIPTNYLSKPSLKPFLTKPKSTTIICSSTAPTPSSAANNSTDTADSKLKAFSAALALSSILLSAPLPAAADISGLTPCKESKQFAKRQKQSIKKLESSLKNYAPDSAPALAIKATIEKTKRRFENYGKQGLLCGSDGLPHLIVSGDQRHWGEFITPGILFLYIAGWIGWVGRSYLIAIRDDKKPTQKEIIIDVPLATRLVFRGFSWPIAAYRELVTGELIAKDV